From Pelotomaculum isophthalicicum JI:
AGATACCACCCCATAGCAATTTTTTCCGAGGTTGCCTCGGCATGAAAATCCACAACTATTACTTTTGCTTTATCCGACAAGTTTTTTAACAACTCATCCACCTTACGGAAAGGACAGTCAATCGCTTGCATAAAAGCCCTGCCGGAGAGGTTTATTACTGCTACTTTTACCTTCCGTCTTGTTTCATAAATATTAACGCCGTTACCCGGAGTGCCGGGCGGGTAATTTGCCGGCCGCACTATTCGTTTTTCATGGTTAATGTATTCTAAAGCCTCTTTTTTGTTCCAGACATGATTACCCATTGTGAGGACATCTACCCCGGCAGAAAATAATTCCTGGGCAGTTTCTCTAGAGATGCCGTTACCACCAGCGGCGTTTTCACCGTTCGCAATAACCATATCCAATTCATGTTCATGTTTCAATTCGGTTAAGTTAACCTGCACAGCTGTTCTGCCAGGGCGCC
This genomic window contains:
- a CDS encoding TIGR00282 family metallophosphoesterase — its product is MRLLMIGDVVGRPGRTAVQVNLTELKHEHELDMVIANGENAAGGNGISRETAQELFSAGVDVLTMGNHVWNKKEALEYINHEKRIVRPANYPPGTPGNGVNIYETRRKVKVAVINLSGRAFMQAIDCPFRKVDELLKNLSDKAKVIVVDFHAEATSEKIAMGWYLAGRVSAVCGTHTHVQTADERILPGGTAYITDLGMTGPCESVIGAKKEIVIKRFITQIPLKFEVASGLFQFNGVIIEIDEITGEAVSISRIQNYE